The following proteins come from a genomic window of Rutidosis leptorrhynchoides isolate AG116_Rl617_1_P2 chromosome 10, CSIRO_AGI_Rlap_v1, whole genome shotgun sequence:
- the LOC139873089 gene encoding universal stress protein PHOS34-like has product MAATKERKILVAVDEGEESGYALSWCLKNVVNQNSKDTIVLLYVKPPQVVYTALDGTGYLFSPDIVATMDKYRNEVAESVMGKAKKLCNDLQDVKVETRVEVGDARDVICNVAEKMGVDMVVLGSHGYGLIKRAFLGSVSNHCAQNIKCPVLIVKRPKTCATTSTST; this is encoded by the exons ATGGCAGCAACAAAAGAACGAAAGATACTTGTGGCGGTTGATGAAGGCGAAGAAAGCGGTTACGCCCTATCATGGTGCTTGAAGAACGTGGTCAATCAGAATTCAAAAGACACTATTGTCCTTTTGTATGTTAAACCACCTCAAGTTGTTTATACAGCTCTTGACGGCACAG GGTATTTGTTTTCGCCGGATATAGTTGCTACGATGGATAAGTACAGGAATGAGGTGGCTGAAAGTGTTATGGGGAAAGCTAAAAAATTGTGCAACGACCTTCAAGAT GTGAAGGTGGAAACAAGGGTGGAAGTGGGTGATGCGAGGGATGTGATCTGCAACGTGGCTGAGAAAATGGGTGTTGATATGGTGGTCTTAGGCAGTCATGGCTATGGTCTGATCAAAAG GGCATTTCTTGGAAGTGTGAGCAATCACTGTGCTCAGAACATCAAGTGTCCTGTTTTGATAGTCAAGAGGCCCAAGACTTGTGCTACTACTTCCACCTCAacttag